The sequence below is a genomic window from Dyadobacter chenwenxiniae.
TGCCCACGCCATTGGATTGGGCATGTCTTTGTCGGAATCACTGATCATCAGCTCGGGATCATCGCTCTTTGCCAACCTGATTTTCTTCTTCCCGATGCAGCTGGGCACTAGGGAAGGCGGGCTCGCATTAGCATTAAGCAGCGTAGGATTTGCAGCAGCGCAGGGAATTTTCATCGGCATCGTCATGCGGATCAGAGAAATAGTCTGGATCATCATTGGATTGGCATTGATGAGTAAAAAGGTGAAAGTGAAGGAGGAAGTAGCTTTGGCAGAATGACTTAGTGATCGGCTGTCGGCAATCGGCTGTCGGCAATCGGGCGCATTTGATTTAATATATTTTTATAAACTACAAAAGGCTGGAAGCTGACTGCCGAAAGCCGAAGTACACAATGATAAATGGCATTCTACTAGATTACGGCGGTACGATCGATACCAACGGCCTGCATTGGGCTAATGTTTTATGGGAAAGTTACCAGCGTAACCAGGTAAATGTGGATAGGGATGCATTCGCAGAGGCGTACAAATTCGGCGAGAGAGCCCTGGCGATCAAACCGATCATTGAACCGCATCATATATTCTATGATGTTTTGTTTCTGAAAGTTGAGCAGCAATTCAGCTTTTTGAGAGAAAAAGGATTTGAATTAAATGATGCAGCGATTGAGGCGATAGCAAGCGAGTGTAATGATTTTGCACGCACTACTGTTGAAAAAGCCGCGCCGGTTTTGGCCGGGCTGTCGCAAAAATACCCGCTTGTGATGGTTTCCAATTTTTATGGAAACATCAATCATGTTTTGAAGGATTTCGGCATTAGGGATTATTTCCAGGCTGTTGTTGAATCTGCTGTGGTTGGCGTCCGGAAGCCCAGCCCGCAAATTTATCAGCTCGGAATTGATCAACTGGCGTTGCCTCCTGCGGAATGTGTCGTGATAGGGGATTCGTATTCCAAAGACATTCAGCCAGCCAAGTCCTTAGGCTGTAAAACAATCTGGCTGAATGTGAAAGGATGGGATGAAGCCGATACGGACTTCAAAGTTTCGGATGCGGATGTTGAGATTACCGATTTTGCCCAAATAGCGGATACAATTACAATTTTGGGTTAGTTGTCAACTTTTATCGGGCACCGACACCAGCCCTGATAAAATTAAATTGAAAATAAAGATGTACGACATTTGTACCATAGGGCACATTACTTTGGATAAAGTAGTAACTGCCCAGTCTGTCAAATACATGCCCGGCGGCACGTCGTTCTACTTTTCGAAGGCGCTTCGCCAATTCGATGTGGACTACATGCTGGTGACGGCGCTGGCAGAAGAAGAAAACCATATTGTATCTGCATTAAGGGACGAAAACATCCAGGTGTTCTCGCAACCGAGTGAACATACTGTGTATTTTGAAAATATCTATAGTGCCAATCAGGACCACCGCGAGCAGAATGTGCTGCATAAAGCTGCACCGTTCACGACGGCGCAAATGCCTGACATTGAATCGCGGATATTTCATTTGGGTCCTTTGCTTTCCGATGATATTACTGTGGATCTGTTGAAATCGCTTGCCCAAAAGGGCACAGTTTCACTGGATATCCAGGGTTATTTGAGATATGTAAAAGACCAGAAAGTTTTGTATAAAGACTGGGCTGACAAAAAAGAAGCGCTTCCGCATGTTTCGATCCTCAAAGCAAATGAGTTTGAAATGGAAGTGGTGACAGGCACCAGCGACGTGCGCAAGGGCGCTGAATATCTGGCGGACCTTGGTGTAAAAGAAGTGATTATCACACTGGGCAGCAAAGGCTCACTGATCTATAAAGACAATGATTTTTTCAGGATTCCGGCTTATAAGCCAACGGCGATCGTGGATGCGACCGGCTGCGGGGATACTTATATGGCGGGTTATCTGAGTAAAAAAATACAAGGAGCTGATATCCAGGAAGCGGGTGAGTTCGGAGCGGCAATGGCCACTTTGAAAATCCAGTCATCCGGGCCGTTTTCGGGTAATGCCGCAATGGTTGAAGAAGTGCTCCAATATGGAGAATGTGATCGTGAAATGATCGCCCACGCAATTTATCAATAGTACTCAACAATAGTCATGAAAAACGCAGTTAGTATCGTGCTGGCTATTAGCCTGCTGCTGTGTTCGTATTCAGGAAGTCAATCTGCTGTCAAAAATTCAAAGGCGTCCGTTGCTGAGCCCGACGAATTTCCCGTACCAAAGAATATCCCCGGATTACTTTTCTACATTCAGCGTGATCCCAATGCGAATACAATCATTTATCATCTTAACCTGGATGAGCAGGGCCAGTTAAGTCGTAAGAATCCTGTTGACGCGTTTTGGATCAGATACACCGATGGTGGGGAAAGAAGGGATCTCAATTACCTGCAAAGAAAATTTGCTTACGGGATCAACTCCAAGCCGCTGGGAAATGCGACCTATGAACTGCGGTCGGTGGCTTACTCGAAAATGCCGCTTTATCTTCGCAAGGACAGCAAGAACGAGTATCACGTTTACGCGAACATTAATAAAAAGGAATGCATTCTGAGCCGGGTCTTCATCCGGATCGACGGGGGGACGTTCTGGTCTCCCAATGTACTATATATCGAACTTAAGGGAACTGAGACGGCTACCGGGAAGACGGTAACCCAGCGGATTAAACCAGTATGACATGGCTAAAAATTATGTCTCAAACTCAAAGGGATCTTCAAGAATGTTTAAAAATAATCTTCTTGAATCCCTTTCGAAGGTCCACTTCAGCGTACCGCTCTTCATTTTTATTCCGGTAATCGTTTATTTTTCCTGGAAATCGTTGCAGCCAGGAGGTTTGGTTTGGTATGATTTTGTTCTGACAGTTCTCGGCGGCTTGTTCGTCTGGACGTTCACAGAATATTTCATGCATAGGTTCGTGTTTCATTTTTCGCCCAAAGGAAAGTGGATGGAACGGATACACTTTATTTTTCACGGAGTGCATCACGACTATCCCAATGATTCTAAGCGACTTGTGATGCCGCCGTCAGTAAGTATTCCGTTAGCGACTGGATTTTATTTTTTATTTGCCATTTTTATGGACGAATTCCGTGTCGCTGCTTTTTTCTCAGGTTTTATGACCGGGTATTTGTTCTATGATATGAGCCATTATGCATTGCACCATGCGAACTTCAAATCTCCATTTTGGAAGAAATTGAAAAAGCATCATATGGAGCATCATTACGCTGATTCTGAAAAGGGTTATGGTGTAAGCTCAGACTTTTGGGACAGGATATTCAAGACGAAAGAAAGCAAACGGGAGAAAGCTGAACTACATCAAACCTAACCTAGTATGACAGAGACACCGCAGCCCGAACAGGACAATGTTTTCAAAGATGAAATTACCAAAGTGTCGGATTTTAAATTCGGGACAACAGTTGTAAAAGTTTTTGACGACATGGTCAGCAGATCAGTCCCGTTTTACAACGAAATGCAGCGCATGCTGGGAGAAATTGCGGCGGATCACGTCAAGGAAGGAAGTTTTGTGTACGATCTGGGATGTTCGACAGGCACAACGATGATCGAAGTGGACAAGCTTATTCCATCGGATGTCCGGTTCATAGGAATCGACGAGTCGACCGAAATGCTTGAAAAGTGTGATGTGAAATTGAAAGAAGCGGGTTTTGTCCGGCCTTACGAGCTTGTAACGGGTGATCTGCATGAGACATTGCCGATCAAGAATGCTTCCGTTGTTATTCTTTGTCTCACATTGCAATTCGTCAGGCCGCTTTACAGAGAGCGGTTACTGCGCAACATTTACGAAGGACTGAACCCTGGAGGCGTGTTGCTGCTGGTGGAAAAAGTGCTTGCCGAGAGTACGGTTTTCAATCGTGATTTTATTAAATATTATTACAATTATAAGCGCCGTAACCATTACAGCGAGATGGAAATTTCGCAAAAAAGGGAGGCCCTGGAAAATGTTCTCATACCATATAAGCTGTCTGAAAATCTGCTTTTATTGAAGGAAACGGGCTTTGGAGATTGTGAAACTTTCTTCAAATGGTATAATTTTTCAGGTCTAATCGCTTATAAAAAATGATGGTCACAATCGGCAATTTCTTTTTCAGGTTCAGAAACATATTGTTCATTTTTCTATATCTGCTTTTGTTCTTACCCTCGCCTTTGCTATTTAAGCCAGAGCATTTTGGAGAGAAATATTATTTGTTCCCAATCATTCTGGGGCTTTTAGTGACATTCTCGGGTGAGATAATCCGTGGAATTACGATCGGGCTTGCATACATTATCCGCGGCGGCCGGGATCGCAGGGTTTATGCGGAAAAGCTGGTAACGGAGGGAATTTTTAAACATTGCCGAAACCCACTTTATGTTGGAAATATCCTAATGTTGCTGGGTGTCGGGATTTTATCGAATTCTTTGGTATATGTGGGCATTGTTATGCCGTCTTTTTTGTTCATCTATCAGGCGATCGTGCTGGCAGAAGAGAACTTTCTGCGCAACAAGTTCGGCGCCGACTTTGATCAATATTGCAGGAAAGTGAACAGATGGATCATCGATTTTAAAGGCATGTCAGAGACTTTCAATGATATGCGTTTCAATTATAAACGATGGATTTTAAAGGAATACAACACGTTGTTCGTCTGGTTAGTAGGGATCACGGCTATCATATTATTCAGGTATCCCGAGCTTACACCTGACAGTGATACGCGTGTGAGGCTTTTCATAGGCATTGTCGTTTTTTTTGGTCTCGTTTATGGATATATTAAATATTTGAAAAAATCCGGCAAAATGACAGACAGCCTGGCCTAGCGTGCCTCTTTTAATGATCTTACTTGGGGAAGCTTTTCAGACTGTTGCCGATTCATGCGGAACGAATAAGTAAAAATCATAACCCCCTAAGTACAGTAAGCATTATGAAAATTGTCATTGTAGGAGGAGGTTTTGCAGGTGTAAACCTTGCGCTCGACCTCGCTAAGCATAATAAGTTCGAAGTTACGCTCGTAGATAAAAACAATTATAATTTTTTCCCGCCGCTGATCTACCAGGTCGCTACGGCATTTTTAGAGCCTTCCAGCATAAGCTATCCGTTCCGGAAACTTTTCAAGGGTAAAGGCAATCTGGCGTTCCGGCTTGGAGAGTTGCAAAGCGTGGTAACGACCGAGAACAAGATCATTCTTTCAAACGGAGAGCTGGGATACGACTATCTGGTTTTTGCAACCGGTGCCGAGACGAATTTCTTCGGCATGGAGAATGTAAAGCGCAATGCAACTCCTATGAAAACCGTGGAAGATGCCATCGGTATGCGGAACAGGCTTCTGCAGCAAATGGAGCGGGCCACCATTTCAGAAGATCCCGAAGAAGTCCGCAAGCTTTTGACCGTTGTCATAGCCGGTGGCGGACCGACCGGCGTGGAGATTTCCGGCATGTTCGCCGAGATGCGAAATGGGATTTTGAGACAAGAATATCCCGAACTGGCAGGAAAAGGAAGCGAGATCTATCTGGTTGACGGCGGTGATGCCTTGCTTTCGCCCATGAGCGAAGCTTCTCAGAAAGACACTTACGAGGCTTTGCGGAAATTAGGTGTGAAAATCAAGCTGAATACACACGTTTCCGATTTCGTGGACGACAAGGTTTGTTTCAGCGAGGGTGAATGCATTGAAGCAAAAACATTGATCTGGGCTGCAGGCGTTACGGGAAAAGTCTTTGAAGGCATTCCGCCGGAAGCCTATGGCCGCGGACGCAGAATGCTTGTGGACGCTTACAATAAATTAATTGGCTCGTACAACATTTACGCAATCGGCGATGCAAGCCTGCAGCAAACGGACCCGAATTTTCCGAACGGGCATCCGCAGGTCGCACAAGTAGCCATTCAGCAGGGAAAAACACTTGCGCAGAATTTCAGAAGATTGGCCGAACATCAGCCACTAAAACCCTTCGCGTACCATGACAAGGGTTCTATGGCGATCATTGGCAGGGCAAAAGCGGTTGTGGATATGCCATCGCCCAAGCTCCATTTCAAAGGCGTGATCGCATGGCTGGCGTGGCTGTTTATTCACCTGATCTCGCTCATTAACCATCGAAACCGGATTAAAACACTTTACAATTGGATGGTGGCTTATTTTACCAAAGATCAGTCACTTCGAATGATCATTAAGCCGTCTGTCACGGAGAAAGTCCAGGAGCCGGTTTTAAAAGAGTAATTCAAATTTAACATTGGCAATTCAACAAAAACGCGGAATTTTAAGGGCCGTCAGATAGCCAGCGCGTTTTAAAATAAAAAATAATGGAACCGACTATTATTGATGTAATCCAAGATGCACCATACGGTCTCCAGAACATCGACTCTTCCATCTCGTTCAGAAATTTTATCAGTTTTCTGGAAAAGAAAGCAGGACAGGAACAAACAGTCAAAAAAACATTTTTCTCCATGGTGCTGGACAGACTTCGGTCGAATCCGGCGTTTTCTGCCGATATTGACATTAGCAATATCGCGGATTTCAGAGAAGAATTGAGTTTGGTCTATGGCATGCTAATGCCACCCGTTACAAACGAAGATGAGGTTTTCTGGGCACTCAGCACACCTGTTAGTCCTGTCGTATTTTACGGGACATCGGGCTTTTATAAATTGATGACGGATAATTCCGGCTGCGTCCGGTGCGAAATTGCCGATAAGACGGTCGTCAATGTGAAGCAGAAAATGAAAAAGCTTTACTCGTTTATCCTCGAACGTCTGTATCATTTTCCGCCCCTGCACGAAAACGACCTCATTATTGCGCTTAATGATGACAAAACGGGTCTGAAAAGATATTATCGTGCCAATCTGGACACCCGGTTTGCCGACGTTTACGCCAAAGGAAGTCTGCCTGAGCTGGATCTCGAGGAAATTCGGAAGGAATTACAGGAATCTGATGATATTACTGTCCTCACCCGTCTGCTGCCACTTTCATTATTCCGGTTTGAAGGTTTTTCCGTTATAATGTTTACGGATGTAACGGGAGAGCATGCGGTTGATAGCATTAAGAGTGCAATCCTGGATAGAGCCTCGAACGACGCTAACACGTATTTCAGAAATGTCACCGATGCTTTGAAAATGCTTGCCTGCAGTTCGGATATTGATTTTGGCCTCCTGCCTGTGTTGCGTGTGAACAATAAGCTGGTTTTTGACCGGAGCACAGTACTTTTTAGCAAGCTGATGAGCGCGGCACTAATGGACGACCGGGCGGAGGAAATGTACTTGTCCATGGCCAATCAATATTTTCAGGCGCCTAAGGTGCTGTTAATGAGAAATCTGGCTATGGAGGATGAGAGTAAGCAGGATTTTATACGCATTCTCAAGAGTGATGGAGTAGAGTCTTATGCCTTGCTGCCGGTTTACTACGACCGCAAAGCCATAGGCGTACTTGAAGTGTATTCCAAATCACATAAAGCGATCGATGAGCGTGTGCTTGCGCGGCTGGATGCTGCACTTCCGTTTATAGGACAAATGATGAAATACTACATTGACGAATTTAATGTAGAGATAGATAATGTTATCAGGGAGAAATTTACATCTTTACAACCTGCCGTTCAATGGAGATTTCGGGAAACTGCCTGGCATTATCTGCGTGACAAATCGCCCAAACTGCCTTCTCCCCCTGTTGAGACCATCCAATTCCGCAATGTGTATCCGCTGTATGGAGCCATTGATATCCGGAATTCCACAGTAGAGAGAAATGCTGCGCTGAGAGACGATTTGCACCTACAATTTGACTTATTGATAAAAACCTTTACAATTTTAAAGCAGAAACTGGGATTCGGGCTGGCCGATGAAATGATCTATAAATGCAAAAAATGGATCGAAGAAATAGACAATGACACTACGGACAGCGACGAAATGCGCGTGCGCGATTTTCTCGAATATGAAGCGCACCCTTTTTTAATCCATTTCAAGGAAGCAAGGGCTTTTCAGGCTGTGTCGGAAACTTCCGGTGACGAGAATGAGGAACTGGTCGACGTGATTGACAGCTATTTTGAAATAACAGACGAACAAACCGGTGCTGCCTACTCAAACCGGCGCGCGCTGGAAGCTTCCATGCAGAAAGTCAATTCTTCCGTGAATTTGTATCTGGACCTGTTCAGGAAAGAAATACAGCAATCCTATCCCTGTTATTTCGAAAAATTCAGGACGGATGGAATCGAATACGACATTTATATCGGACAGTCCATTGAGCCGGAGAAAAAGTTCAGTGAATTGTATCTCAAAAATATACGTTTGTGGCAATTAACCTCCATGGCAGCTATCGCGAAAATCACCAATTCGCTCATTTCACAAATGGAGAAGCCTTTGCAAACCACGCAGTTAATCTTTATTCACTCTACCAGCATTGACATCAGTTTTCGTGACGATGAACGCAGGTTTGACGTAGAAGGCGCTTATAACATTCGCTATCAGGTTATTAAAAAGCGCATTGATAAAGTACATATTAAAGGGACTGGCGAACGGCTTACCCAACCCGGAAAGATAGCACTCGTTTATTTTAATAGTAAATCTGCCGAAGAATATGTAGGTTATATCCGGTATTTACAGGAAAAAAAGACTTTAAATGATGACCTCGAATTCCTTGATCTGGAAGAATTGCAGGGCGTCACCGGATTGAAGGCACTCAGGATCGGGGTGAACCTCGAATCCGACTGGGACTGATACAATGTTTGTTTGCGCTATTTTAAAATTACTATTTTATGAATTACAACCATCGGCTCGATAAGGTAAGGCACCATGTCCATCATTTTTTTGGTACAAAAGCACTGGCGCAGCTCAGTTACCATAATCTGGTGCATACCGAAGCCGTTGTGTCCAATGCCGTTCAAATTGCCAATCATTACCGGTTGGAAGACAGAGAAACCTTTATTGTGGTTACTGCCGCCTGGTTTCACGACACAGGTTACAGCACCGGCGAAGCAGCCGGTCACGAACAAAGAGGAGCCGTCCTTGCTGCCGAATTTCTGCGATCAGAAGAAATAGAAGACAGTGTTATAAAGGAAGTGGAAGGTTGTATCCTGGCAACAATATGGCCGCAAAACCCGCAAAGTTTCCTTCAGCAGATCGTATGCGACGCCGATCTTTTCCACTTTGGCACGCCCGAGTTTTCCGATTGGAACAAGCTTGTGCGCAAGGAAGCGGAGCAGCGCGCAGGAAAAAAAATAGACAAGGCGCAATGGCGTAAAAGCACCATCGCTCTACTCGAATCGCACATATTTCAGACCGATTACTGCCGAGACCTGCTTGACAAGCAAAAGCAAAAAAATATTGAGAAATTAAAACAAAAAGAGCTGGAAAGTTCGGGCATACCGGAGGAGATTGTCAGCATAACCCAAACACCTGTTGTGGAGCCCGCCGAGCAACCGTTTACACCTGCAACGGCGCCGGAAATCATGGATATCAGAAAAATCAAGAACGACCGGCCCGACAAAGGGATCGAAACCATGTTCAGGATCAGTTCCAATAACCATCAGAGGCTAAGCGATATGGCTGATAACAAGGCACATATCATGATTACAACCACTTCCATTATTATTTCGGTTTTGCTGAGTATCCTAATCCGCAAGCTGGAAGACAACACCTATCTGATCATCCCAACCATGCTGCTGCTCACTGTTTGTATGGTTACGATGGTCTTTTCGATTCTCGCTACACGCCCTACCATTCCGCATGGCACATTCACCCAGGAGGATATTGACACTAAAAATGTGAACCTGCTTTTCTTCGGGAATTTTTACCGGATGTCTTATAACGATTATTCCAATGGCATGCAGCGCATGATGAACGACCGTGAATTCCTATATGGCAGTTTGACCAAAGATGTTTATTCTCAGGGCGTTGTACTGGGCAGGAAATACAGGTTATTGCGTATCGCCTACAATGTTTTCATGTTCGGTATAGTCGTATCCGTGATTGCTTTTGTGTTTGCTTCCGCACTTTTTGAACATTGATTAACGATGGAAGAGTACCGCTATTTCAACCGTGATATCAGCTGGCTTTCCTTTAACGGTCGTGTTTTAGAAGAGGCTGCCAATAATGCTGTGCCGCTCATGGAGCGCATTCGTTTCCTTTCGATTTATTCTTCAAACCTGGATGAATTTTACCGGGTCAGGATGCCTTATTTGCAAAAAAAGGAGATACAGGACGGAGGTGAAGATGCTTATAGCAAAGCTGGGGCCATCATTGACAAGCAACAAGATGAGTTTGGAAGGATTTTAAGAGATTCCATCATTCCGTCACTGAGCAACCTCGGCGTACATTTTTGTTATAAAAATGGGATTCCGGAAGACATTGCAAGCATTGCCAACGACTATTTCTTTGCACAAGTTGCGGGTTTTTTACAGCCCGTTATTATAAAGAAAAACACATCGTTTTTTCCCGAAAACAACCAGTTATACCTGGTTGTGATTTTGGAATTTTCGTCAGGCAAAGAGCGCGTTGCACTTGTCAACATTCCGGTCGGTAACCTCAGCCGTTTTTTGAAGGTCACGAGCGGGAAGAAGGATTATATCGTTTTCCTCGAAGACATTATCAAGCGCAACCTGAAAAGTCTTTTTCCGGCAGCAGTCGGGATTCAGGCTTTCAACATCAAGGTAACGAGGGATGCCGAACTTGATATGATGGACGAAGATGGAGACGATATTGCCGAAAAATTTGAAAAACAGTTAACAAAGCGTGATTTTGGCTTTGCTACGCGGCTGTTATTTGAACCAGGTTTGCCATTGCGGCATTTACAGCACATCGTCTCCTTTTTCGATTTAAAAAGTGCTTCTGTAGTGCAGGGAGGGCGATATCATAACCTCAAAGACCTGGCCTCACTGCCGGTAACTCCACCGGCAGACACCTATCCCAAATGGCCGGCCGTGGAAGGAATAGAAGGCGTGGACGAAAATCATACGTTATTTGATTCGCTTACCGTTCGCGATCTGATGGTGCACGCGCCCTACCAAAGTTATGACACGATTTTACGTTTTTTCAATGAGGCTGCGATAAACCCGCTTGTAGAGGAGATTTATACCACTATGTATCGGGTCGCTCATGATTCTAAAATCGCGTTTGCCCTGATCAGCGCGGCAAAGAATGGAAAAAAAGTGACCGTTCTGGTGGAATTGAAAGCACGTTTTGATGAAGCCAACAACATTCGCTGGGCCAAGAAAATGAAGTCGG
It includes:
- a CDS encoding HAD family hydrolase, whose translation is MINGILLDYGGTIDTNGLHWANVLWESYQRNQVNVDRDAFAEAYKFGERALAIKPIIEPHHIFYDVLFLKVEQQFSFLREKGFELNDAAIEAIASECNDFARTTVEKAAPVLAGLSQKYPLVMVSNFYGNINHVLKDFGIRDYFQAVVESAVVGVRKPSPQIYQLGIDQLALPPAECVVIGDSYSKDIQPAKSLGCKTIWLNVKGWDEADTDFKVSDADVEITDFAQIADTITILG
- a CDS encoding PfkB family carbohydrate kinase → MYDICTIGHITLDKVVTAQSVKYMPGGTSFYFSKALRQFDVDYMLVTALAEEENHIVSALRDENIQVFSQPSEHTVYFENIYSANQDHREQNVLHKAAPFTTAQMPDIESRIFHLGPLLSDDITVDLLKSLAQKGTVSLDIQGYLRYVKDQKVLYKDWADKKEALPHVSILKANEFEMEVVTGTSDVRKGAEYLADLGVKEVIITLGSKGSLIYKDNDFFRIPAYKPTAIVDATGCGDTYMAGYLSKKIQGADIQEAGEFGAAMATLKIQSSGPFSGNAAMVEEVLQYGECDREMIAHAIYQ
- a CDS encoding DUF4833 domain-containing protein, translating into MKNAVSIVLAISLLLCSYSGSQSAVKNSKASVAEPDEFPVPKNIPGLLFYIQRDPNANTIIYHLNLDEQGQLSRKNPVDAFWIRYTDGGERRDLNYLQRKFAYGINSKPLGNATYELRSVAYSKMPLYLRKDSKNEYHVYANINKKECILSRVFIRIDGGTFWSPNVLYIELKGTETATGKTVTQRIKPV
- a CDS encoding sterol desaturase family protein, with protein sequence MAKNYVSNSKGSSRMFKNNLLESLSKVHFSVPLFIFIPVIVYFSWKSLQPGGLVWYDFVLTVLGGLFVWTFTEYFMHRFVFHFSPKGKWMERIHFIFHGVHHDYPNDSKRLVMPPSVSIPLATGFYFLFAIFMDEFRVAAFFSGFMTGYLFYDMSHYALHHANFKSPFWKKLKKHHMEHHYADSEKGYGVSSDFWDRIFKTKESKREKAELHQT
- the cmoA gene encoding carboxy-S-adenosyl-L-methionine synthase CmoA, producing MTETPQPEQDNVFKDEITKVSDFKFGTTVVKVFDDMVSRSVPFYNEMQRMLGEIAADHVKEGSFVYDLGCSTGTTMIEVDKLIPSDVRFIGIDESTEMLEKCDVKLKEAGFVRPYELVTGDLHETLPIKNASVVILCLTLQFVRPLYRERLLRNIYEGLNPGGVLLLVEKVLAESTVFNRDFIKYYYNYKRRNHYSEMEISQKREALENVLIPYKLSENLLLLKETGFGDCETFFKWYNFSGLIAYKK
- a CDS encoding methyltransferase family protein; protein product: MMVTIGNFFFRFRNILFIFLYLLLFLPSPLLFKPEHFGEKYYLFPIILGLLVTFSGEIIRGITIGLAYIIRGGRDRRVYAEKLVTEGIFKHCRNPLYVGNILMLLGVGILSNSLVYVGIVMPSFLFIYQAIVLAEENFLRNKFGADFDQYCRKVNRWIIDFKGMSETFNDMRFNYKRWILKEYNTLFVWLVGITAIILFRYPELTPDSDTRVRLFIGIVVFFGLVYGYIKYLKKSGKMTDSLA
- a CDS encoding NAD(P)/FAD-dependent oxidoreductase is translated as MKIVIVGGGFAGVNLALDLAKHNKFEVTLVDKNNYNFFPPLIYQVATAFLEPSSISYPFRKLFKGKGNLAFRLGELQSVVTTENKIILSNGELGYDYLVFATGAETNFFGMENVKRNATPMKTVEDAIGMRNRLLQQMERATISEDPEEVRKLLTVVIAGGGPTGVEISGMFAEMRNGILRQEYPELAGKGSEIYLVDGGDALLSPMSEASQKDTYEALRKLGVKIKLNTHVSDFVDDKVCFSEGECIEAKTLIWAAGVTGKVFEGIPPEAYGRGRRMLVDAYNKLIGSYNIYAIGDASLQQTDPNFPNGHPQVAQVAIQQGKTLAQNFRRLAEHQPLKPFAYHDKGSMAIIGRAKAVVDMPSPKLHFKGVIAWLAWLFIHLISLINHRNRIKTLYNWMVAYFTKDQSLRMIIKPSVTEKVQEPVLKE
- a CDS encoding GAF domain-containing protein; this translates as MEPTIIDVIQDAPYGLQNIDSSISFRNFISFLEKKAGQEQTVKKTFFSMVLDRLRSNPAFSADIDISNIADFREELSLVYGMLMPPVTNEDEVFWALSTPVSPVVFYGTSGFYKLMTDNSGCVRCEIADKTVVNVKQKMKKLYSFILERLYHFPPLHENDLIIALNDDKTGLKRYYRANLDTRFADVYAKGSLPELDLEEIRKELQESDDITVLTRLLPLSLFRFEGFSVIMFTDVTGEHAVDSIKSAILDRASNDANTYFRNVTDALKMLACSSDIDFGLLPVLRVNNKLVFDRSTVLFSKLMSAALMDDRAEEMYLSMANQYFQAPKVLLMRNLAMEDESKQDFIRILKSDGVESYALLPVYYDRKAIGVLEVYSKSHKAIDERVLARLDAALPFIGQMMKYYIDEFNVEIDNVIREKFTSLQPAVQWRFRETAWHYLRDKSPKLPSPPVETIQFRNVYPLYGAIDIRNSTVERNAALRDDLHLQFDLLIKTFTILKQKLGFGLADEMIYKCKKWIEEIDNDTTDSDEMRVRDFLEYEAHPFLIHFKEARAFQAVSETSGDENEELVDVIDSYFEITDEQTGAAYSNRRALEASMQKVNSSVNLYLDLFRKEIQQSYPCYFEKFRTDGIEYDIYIGQSIEPEKKFSELYLKNIRLWQLTSMAAIAKITNSLISQMEKPLQTTQLIFIHSTSIDISFRDDERRFDVEGAYNIRYQVIKKRIDKVHIKGTGERLTQPGKIALVYFNSKSAEEYVGYIRYLQEKKTLNDDLEFLDLEELQGVTGLKALRIGVNLESDWD
- a CDS encoding Pycsar system effector family protein; the encoded protein is MNYNHRLDKVRHHVHHFFGTKALAQLSYHNLVHTEAVVSNAVQIANHYRLEDRETFIVVTAAWFHDTGYSTGEAAGHEQRGAVLAAEFLRSEEIEDSVIKEVEGCILATIWPQNPQSFLQQIVCDADLFHFGTPEFSDWNKLVRKEAEQRAGKKIDKAQWRKSTIALLESHIFQTDYCRDLLDKQKQKNIEKLKQKELESSGIPEEIVSITQTPVVEPAEQPFTPATAPEIMDIRKIKNDRPDKGIETMFRISSNNHQRLSDMADNKAHIMITTTSIIISVLLSILIRKLEDNTYLIIPTMLLLTVCMVTMVFSILATRPTIPHGTFTQEDIDTKNVNLLFFGNFYRMSYNDYSNGMQRMMNDREFLYGSLTKDVYSQGVVLGRKYRLLRIAYNVFMFGIVVSVIAFVFASALFEH
- the ppk1 gene encoding polyphosphate kinase 1; amino-acid sequence: MEEYRYFNRDISWLSFNGRVLEEAANNAVPLMERIRFLSIYSSNLDEFYRVRMPYLQKKEIQDGGEDAYSKAGAIIDKQQDEFGRILRDSIIPSLSNLGVHFCYKNGIPEDIASIANDYFFAQVAGFLQPVIIKKNTSFFPENNQLYLVVILEFSSGKERVALVNIPVGNLSRFLKVTSGKKDYIVFLEDIIKRNLKSLFPAAVGIQAFNIKVTRDAELDMMDEDGDDIAEKFEKQLTKRDFGFATRLLFEPGLPLRHLQHIVSFFDLKSASVVQGGRYHNLKDLASLPVTPPADTYPKWPAVEGIEGVDENHTLFDSLTVRDLMVHAPYQSYDTILRFFNEAAINPLVEEIYTTMYRVAHDSKIAFALISAAKNGKKVTVLVELKARFDEANNIRWAKKMKSAGVKIVHSVNALKVHAKLALVKRRHAEHPYLGLFATGNLNEGTARFYTDHILLTAHQPMLMEAETLFRFLSKKKKPDSSDIIAFKHLLVAQFNLQAKFLQLIDREIEHARNGRTAGITIKLNNLEEEVLVNKLYEASQAGIPVRLIVRSVCRIVPGLQGQSENIVVKRIVDRFLEHGRVFIFHNNGNPEIFMGSADWMNRNIYRRIEVCFPVYSEKLKAELTEMIELQWQDTEQAVMIDSELNNVSLKGTGSGIRSQEAIYRLLSGGVAELKLI